Proteins from a single region of Drosophila biarmipes strain raj3 chromosome 3R, RU_DBia_V1.1, whole genome shotgun sequence:
- the LOC108026296 gene encoding V-type proton ATPase 116 kDa subunit a 1 isoform X2, which produces MGSLFRSEEMALCQLFLQSEAAYACVSELGELGLVQFRDLNPDVNAFQRKFVNEVRRCDEMERKLRYLEKEIKKDGIPMLDTGESPEAPQPREMIDLEATFEKLENELREVNQNAEALKRNFLELTELKHILRKTQVFFDEQEGGVNQTTESMTRALITDEARTAGASMGPVQLGYMEKSNEREDYLPCFVAGVILRERLPAFERMLWRACRGNVFLRQAMIETPLEDPTNGDQVHKSVFIIFFQGDQLKTRVKKICEGFRATLYPCPEAPADRREMAMGVMTRIEDLNTVLGQTQDHRHRVLVAAAKNLKNWFVKVRKIKAIYHTLNLFNLDVTQKCLIAECWVPLLDIETIQLALRRGTERSGSSVPPILNRMQTFENPPTYNRTNKFTKAFQALIDAYGVASYREMNPAPYTIITFPFLFAVMFGDLGHGAIMALFGLWMIRKEKGLAAQKTDNEIWNIFFGGRYIIFLMGVFSMYTGLIYNDIFSKSLNIFGSHWHLSYNTSTVMENKFLQLSPKVDYEGAPYPFGMDPIWQVAGANKIIFHNAYKMKISIIFGVIHMIFGVVMSWHNHTYFRNRISLLYEFIPQLIFLLLLFFYMVLLMFIKWIKFAATNNKPYSEACAPSILITFIDMVLFNTPKPPPEKCETYMFFGQHFIQVLFVLVAVGCIPVMLLAKPLLIMQARKQANVQPIAGATSDAETGGVSNGGSHGGGGGHEEEEELSEIFIHQSIHTIEYVLGSVSHTASYLRLWALSLAHAQLAEVLWTMVLSIGLKQEGPIGGIVLTCVFAFWAILTVGILVLMEGLSAFLHTLRLHWVEFQSKFYKGQGYAFQPFSFDAIIENGSAAAEE; this is translated from the exons ATGGGTTCGCTGTTCCGGAGCGAGGAAATGGCCCTGTGCCAGCTCTTCCTGCAGAGTGAGGCGGCCTACGCCTGTGTTTCCGAGTTGGGAGAACTGGGACTGGTCCAGTTCCGAGAT CTTAATCCGGATGTAAACGCCTTCCAGCGGAAGTTCGTCAATGAAGTGCGTCGCTGCGATGAAATGGAGCGCAAGCTGCGTTACCTGGAGAAGGAGATCAAGAAGGATGGCATCCCCATGTTGGACACAGGGGAGAGTCCCGAGGCCCCGCAGCCTCGTGAGATGATCGACCTGGAG GCCACCTTTGAGAAGCTGGAGAACGAGTTGAGGGAGGTGAATCAGAACGCCGAGGCCCTGAAGCGCAACTTTCTGGAGCTGACCGAGCTGAAGCACATTCTCCGCAAGACCCAGGTCTTCTTCGACGAG CAGGAAGGCGGCGTTAACCAGACCACCGAGTCGATGACCCGCGCCTTGATCACGGACGAGGCGCGCACCGCTGGTGCCTCCATGGGTCCCGTACAGCTCGG ttacATGGAGAAATCGAACGAACGTGAGGATTATCTTCCATG CTTTGTGGCTGGCGTCATTCTGAGGGAGCGACTGCCGGCCTTCGAGCGGATGCTGTGGCGCGCCTGCAGAGGCAACGTCTTCCTGCGCCAGGCGATGATCGAAACGCCGCTGGAGGATCCCACCAAC GGCGACCAGGTGCACAAGTCCGTGTTCATCATCTTCTTCCAGGGCGACCAGCTGAAGACGCGCGTCAAGAAGATCTGCGAGGGCTTCCGCGCCACGCTGTATCCTTGCCCCGAGGCTCCGGCCGATCGTCGCGAGATGGCCATGGGTGTGATGACTCGCATTGAGGATCTAAATACCGTGCTCGGCCAGACTCAGGACCATCGCCATCGCGTGCTTGTTGCAGCGGCCAAGAATCTGAAGAATTGGTTCGTCAAGGTGCGCAAGATTAAGGCCATCTACCACACGCTGAATCTCTTCAATCTGGACGTGACCCAGAAGTGTCTGATCGCCGAGTGTTGGGTGCCGCTGCTGGACATCGAAACCATCCAGCTGGCCCTGCGTCGCGGAACCGAGAGATCGGGGTCTTCGGTGCCGCCGATTCTCAACCGCATGCAGACGTTCGAGAATCCTCCCACTTACAACCGAACGAACAAGTTCACCAAGGCCTTCCAGGCGCTCATCGATGCTTATGGAGTTGCCAGTTATCGGGAGATGAATCCGGCACCCTATACGATCATCACCTTCCCCTTTCTGTTTGCCGTGATGTTCGGAGATTTGGGCCATGGCGCCATTATGGCGCTCTTTGGTCTCTGGATGATTCGAAAGGAGAAGGGACTGGCGGCTCAGAAGACGGACAACGAGATCTGGAACATTTTCTTCGGCGGACGGTACATAATCTTCCTCATGGGTGTCTTCTCCATGTACACTGGTCTGATATACAACGATATATTCTCCAAATCGCTCAATATATTTGGATCCCATTGGCACCTATCCTACAACACTTCGACGGTGATGGAAAACAAGTTCCTGCAGTTGAGCCCGAAGGTCGACTACGAGGGTGCTCCGTATCCATTTGGCATGGATCCCATTTGGCAGGTGGCGGGAGCCAACAAGATCATCTTCCACAATGCCTACAAGATGAAGATTTCGATTATTTTTGGCGTCATCCACATGATCTTCGGCGTGGTGATGAGCTGGCACAACCACACGTATTTCCGGAACCGGATCTCGCTGCTGTACGAGTTCATTCCTCAGCTGAtcttcctgctgctgctcttctTCTACATGGTTTTGTTGATGTTCATCAAATGGATCAAGTTCGCAGCCACCAATAATA AACCCTACTCCGAAGCGTGTGCTCCCTCGATCCTGATCACCTTTATTGACATGGTGCTATTCAACACGCCCAAGCCGCCCCCAGAGAAATGTGAGACGTATATGTTCTTTGGCCAGCACTTTATCCAGGTGCTCTTCGTCTTGGTGGCCGTCGGCTGTATTCCCGTGATGCTGCTGGCCAAGCCGCTGCTCATCATGCAGGCTCGCAAGCAGGCGAAC GTTCAGCCCATTGCTGGTGCCACTTCGGATGCGGAGACTGGCGGCGTGTCCAATGGCGGATCCCATGGCGGTGGCGGAGGTCatgaggaggaagaggagctGTCCGAGATCTTCATTCACCAGAGCATCCACACCATTGAGTATGTTCTGGGCTCGGTTTCCCACACTGCTTCGTATCTCCGATTGTGGGCGCTCTCCTTGGCGCATGCCC AGTTGGCTGAGGTGTTGTGGACCATGGTCCTCTCTATTGGCCTGAAGCAGGAGGGTCCCATTGGCGGCATCGTGTTGACCTGCGTGTTTGCCTTCTGGGCCATTCTCACTGTGGGCATTCTGGTGCTCATGGAGGGCTTGTCCGCCTTCCTGCACACCCTGCGCCTTCACTG GGTCGAGTTCCAGAGCAAGTTCTACAAGGGACAGGGATACGCCTTCCAACCCTTCTCGTTCGATGCCATAATAGAGAATGGATCTGCCGCCGCCGAGGAGTAA
- the LOC108026296 gene encoding V-type proton ATPase 116 kDa subunit a 1 isoform X3, which produces MGSLFRSEEMALCQLFLQSEAAYACVSELGELGLVQFRDLNPDVNAFQRKFVNEVRRCDEMERKLRYLEKEIKKDGIPMLDTGESPEAPQPREMIDLEATFEKLENELREVNQNAEALKRNFLELTELKHILRKTQVFFDEQEGGVNQTTESMTRALITDEARTAGASMGPVQLGFVAGVILRERLPAFERMLWRACRGNVFLRQAMIETPLEDPTNGDQVHKSVFIIFFQGDQLKTRVKKICEGFRATLYPCPEAPADRREMAMGVMTRIEDLNTVLGQTQDHRHRVLVAAAKNLKNWFVKVRKIKAIYHTLNLFNLDVTQKCLIAECWVPLLDIETIQLALRRGTERSGSSVPPILNRMQTFENPPTYNRTNKFTKAFQALIDAYGVASYREMNPAPYTIITFPFLFAVMFGDLGHGAIMALFGLWMIRKEKGLAAQKTDNEIWNIFFGGRYIIFLMGVFSMYTGLIYNDIFSKSLNIFGSHWHLSYNTSTVMENKFLQLSPKVDYEGAPYPFGMDPIWQVAGANKIIFHNAYKMKISIIFGVIHMIFGVVMSWHNHTYFRNRISLLYEFIPQLIFLLLLFFYMVLLMFIKWIKFAATNNKPYSEACAPSILITFIDMVLFNTPKPPPEKCETYMFFGQHFIQVLFVLVAVGCIPVMLLAKPLLIMQARKQANVQPIAGATSDAETGGVSNGGSHGGGGGHEEEEELSEIFIHQSIHTIEYVLGSVSHTASYLRLWALSLAHAQLAEVLWTMVLSIGLKQEGPIGGIVLTCVFAFWAILTVGILVLMEGLSAFLHTLRLHWVEFQSKFYKGQGYAFQPFSFDAIIENGSAAAEE; this is translated from the exons ATGGGTTCGCTGTTCCGGAGCGAGGAAATGGCCCTGTGCCAGCTCTTCCTGCAGAGTGAGGCGGCCTACGCCTGTGTTTCCGAGTTGGGAGAACTGGGACTGGTCCAGTTCCGAGAT CTTAATCCGGATGTAAACGCCTTCCAGCGGAAGTTCGTCAATGAAGTGCGTCGCTGCGATGAAATGGAGCGCAAGCTGCGTTACCTGGAGAAGGAGATCAAGAAGGATGGCATCCCCATGTTGGACACAGGGGAGAGTCCCGAGGCCCCGCAGCCTCGTGAGATGATCGACCTGGAG GCCACCTTTGAGAAGCTGGAGAACGAGTTGAGGGAGGTGAATCAGAACGCCGAGGCCCTGAAGCGCAACTTTCTGGAGCTGACCGAGCTGAAGCACATTCTCCGCAAGACCCAGGTCTTCTTCGACGAG CAGGAAGGCGGCGTTAACCAGACCACCGAGTCGATGACCCGCGCCTTGATCACGGACGAGGCGCGCACCGCTGGTGCCTCCATGGGTCCCGTACAGCTCGG CTTTGTGGCTGGCGTCATTCTGAGGGAGCGACTGCCGGCCTTCGAGCGGATGCTGTGGCGCGCCTGCAGAGGCAACGTCTTCCTGCGCCAGGCGATGATCGAAACGCCGCTGGAGGATCCCACCAAC GGCGACCAGGTGCACAAGTCCGTGTTCATCATCTTCTTCCAGGGCGACCAGCTGAAGACGCGCGTCAAGAAGATCTGCGAGGGCTTCCGCGCCACGCTGTATCCTTGCCCCGAGGCTCCGGCCGATCGTCGCGAGATGGCCATGGGTGTGATGACTCGCATTGAGGATCTAAATACCGTGCTCGGCCAGACTCAGGACCATCGCCATCGCGTGCTTGTTGCAGCGGCCAAGAATCTGAAGAATTGGTTCGTCAAGGTGCGCAAGATTAAGGCCATCTACCACACGCTGAATCTCTTCAATCTGGACGTGACCCAGAAGTGTCTGATCGCCGAGTGTTGGGTGCCGCTGCTGGACATCGAAACCATCCAGCTGGCCCTGCGTCGCGGAACCGAGAGATCGGGGTCTTCGGTGCCGCCGATTCTCAACCGCATGCAGACGTTCGAGAATCCTCCCACTTACAACCGAACGAACAAGTTCACCAAGGCCTTCCAGGCGCTCATCGATGCTTATGGAGTTGCCAGTTATCGGGAGATGAATCCGGCACCCTATACGATCATCACCTTCCCCTTTCTGTTTGCCGTGATGTTCGGAGATTTGGGCCATGGCGCCATTATGGCGCTCTTTGGTCTCTGGATGATTCGAAAGGAGAAGGGACTGGCGGCTCAGAAGACGGACAACGAGATCTGGAACATTTTCTTCGGCGGACGGTACATAATCTTCCTCATGGGTGTCTTCTCCATGTACACTGGTCTGATATACAACGATATATTCTCCAAATCGCTCAATATATTTGGATCCCATTGGCACCTATCCTACAACACTTCGACGGTGATGGAAAACAAGTTCCTGCAGTTGAGCCCGAAGGTCGACTACGAGGGTGCTCCGTATCCATTTGGCATGGATCCCATTTGGCAGGTGGCGGGAGCCAACAAGATCATCTTCCACAATGCCTACAAGATGAAGATTTCGATTATTTTTGGCGTCATCCACATGATCTTCGGCGTGGTGATGAGCTGGCACAACCACACGTATTTCCGGAACCGGATCTCGCTGCTGTACGAGTTCATTCCTCAGCTGAtcttcctgctgctgctcttctTCTACATGGTTTTGTTGATGTTCATCAAATGGATCAAGTTCGCAGCCACCAATAATA AACCCTACTCCGAAGCGTGTGCTCCCTCGATCCTGATCACCTTTATTGACATGGTGCTATTCAACACGCCCAAGCCGCCCCCAGAGAAATGTGAGACGTATATGTTCTTTGGCCAGCACTTTATCCAGGTGCTCTTCGTCTTGGTGGCCGTCGGCTGTATTCCCGTGATGCTGCTGGCCAAGCCGCTGCTCATCATGCAGGCTCGCAAGCAGGCGAAC GTTCAGCCCATTGCTGGTGCCACTTCGGATGCGGAGACTGGCGGCGTGTCCAATGGCGGATCCCATGGCGGTGGCGGAGGTCatgaggaggaagaggagctGTCCGAGATCTTCATTCACCAGAGCATCCACACCATTGAGTATGTTCTGGGCTCGGTTTCCCACACTGCTTCGTATCTCCGATTGTGGGCGCTCTCCTTGGCGCATGCCC AGTTGGCTGAGGTGTTGTGGACCATGGTCCTCTCTATTGGCCTGAAGCAGGAGGGTCCCATTGGCGGCATCGTGTTGACCTGCGTGTTTGCCTTCTGGGCCATTCTCACTGTGGGCATTCTGGTGCTCATGGAGGGCTTGTCCGCCTTCCTGCACACCCTGCGCCTTCACTG GGTCGAGTTCCAGAGCAAGTTCTACAAGGGACAGGGATACGCCTTCCAACCCTTCTCGTTCGATGCCATAATAGAGAATGGATCTGCCGCCGCCGAGGAGTAA
- the LOC108026297 gene encoding UDP-N-acetylglucosamine transferase subunit ALG13 homolog — MHLNSVYITVGTTKFDALISAVTSEPALKALQNRKCTRLLIQHGNSQPLTDVETLLISRNYGIHIEQYKFRPNLEDIKSADLIIGHAGAGTCMDILNNRKHGLIVINDALMDNHQLELAKQLASESYLYYCKVSDLDTHLASLDFGALKPYETQPENLNKFVSAINELMSH, encoded by the coding sequence atgcatttaaacaGTGTTTATATCACGGTGGGCACTACCAAATTCGATGCCCTTATATCGGCTGTAACTTCAGAGCCCGCTCTAAAAGCCCTGCAAAACCGGAAGTGCACCAGACTCCTCATACAACACGGAAATTCGCAACCCCTAACGGATGTGGAAACACTGTTGATAAGCAGGAACTATGGGATCCACATAGAGCAGTACAAATTCCGGCCAAACTTGGAGGACATAAAATCTGCAGACCTAATTATTGGACACGCGGGAGCCGGTACCTGCATGGATATACTGAACAACCGAAAGCATGGACTCATCGTGATTAATGACGCACTCATGGATAACCACCAACTGGAATTGGCCAAGCAACTGGCCTCTGAAAGCTATCTATACTACTGCAAAGTTTCGGATTTGGACACCCACCTGGCTTCCCTGGACTTCGGAGCCCTAAAACCCTATGAAACCCAACCGGAGAAcctaaacaaatttgtttccGCCATCAATGAACTTATGAGCCATTGA
- the LOC108026296 gene encoding V-type proton ATPase 116 kDa subunit a 1 isoform X1 gives MGSLFRSEEMALCQLFLQSEAAYACVSELGELGLVQFRDLNPDVNAFQRKFVNEVRRCDEMERKLRYLEKEIKKDGIPMLDTGESPEAPQPREMIDLEATFEKLENELREVNQNAEALKRNFLELTELKHILRKTQVFFDESVPTVYKSSGAYSSSKYRRYPQMADNQNEDEQAQLLGEEGVRASQPGQNLKLGFVAGVILRERLPAFERMLWRACRGNVFLRQAMIETPLEDPTNGDQVHKSVFIIFFQGDQLKTRVKKICEGFRATLYPCPEAPADRREMAMGVMTRIEDLNTVLGQTQDHRHRVLVAAAKNLKNWFVKVRKIKAIYHTLNLFNLDVTQKCLIAECWVPLLDIETIQLALRRGTERSGSSVPPILNRMQTFENPPTYNRTNKFTKAFQALIDAYGVASYREMNPAPYTIITFPFLFAVMFGDLGHGAIMALFGLWMIRKEKGLAAQKTDNEIWNIFFGGRYIIFLMGVFSMYTGLIYNDIFSKSLNIFGSHWHLSYNTSTVMENKFLQLSPKVDYEGAPYPFGMDPIWQVAGANKIIFHNAYKMKISIIFGVIHMIFGVVMSWHNHTYFRNRISLLYEFIPQLIFLLLLFFYMVLLMFIKWIKFAATNNKPYSEACAPSILITFIDMVLFNTPKPPPEKCETYMFFGQHFIQVLFVLVAVGCIPVMLLAKPLLIMQARKQANVQPIAGATSDAETGGVSNGGSHGGGGGHEEEEELSEIFIHQSIHTIEYVLGSVSHTASYLRLWALSLAHAQLAEVLWTMVLSIGLKQEGPIGGIVLTCVFAFWAILTVGILVLMEGLSAFLHTLRLHWVEFQSKFYKGQGYAFQPFSFDAIIENGSAAAEE, from the exons ATGGGTTCGCTGTTCCGGAGCGAGGAAATGGCCCTGTGCCAGCTCTTCCTGCAGAGTGAGGCGGCCTACGCCTGTGTTTCCGAGTTGGGAGAACTGGGACTGGTCCAGTTCCGAGAT CTTAATCCGGATGTAAACGCCTTCCAGCGGAAGTTCGTCAATGAAGTGCGTCGCTGCGATGAAATGGAGCGCAAGCTGCGTTACCTGGAGAAGGAGATCAAGAAGGATGGCATCCCCATGTTGGACACAGGGGAGAGTCCCGAGGCCCCGCAGCCTCGTGAGATGATCGACCTGGAG GCCACCTTTGAGAAGCTGGAGAACGAGTTGAGGGAGGTGAATCAGAACGCCGAGGCCCTGAAGCGCAACTTTCTGGAGCTGACCGAGCTGAAGCACATTCTCCGCAAGACCCAGGTCTTCTTCGACGAG TCGGTGCCCACGGTGTACAAGTCGAGTGGCGCATACTCATCCAGCAAATATCGGCGCTATCCGCAGATGGCCGACAACCAGAACGAGGACGAGCAGGCGCAGCTGCTGGGCGAGGAGGGTGTCCGGGCCAGCCAGCCGGGCCAGAATTTGAAGCTTGG CTTTGTGGCTGGCGTCATTCTGAGGGAGCGACTGCCGGCCTTCGAGCGGATGCTGTGGCGCGCCTGCAGAGGCAACGTCTTCCTGCGCCAGGCGATGATCGAAACGCCGCTGGAGGATCCCACCAAC GGCGACCAGGTGCACAAGTCCGTGTTCATCATCTTCTTCCAGGGCGACCAGCTGAAGACGCGCGTCAAGAAGATCTGCGAGGGCTTCCGCGCCACGCTGTATCCTTGCCCCGAGGCTCCGGCCGATCGTCGCGAGATGGCCATGGGTGTGATGACTCGCATTGAGGATCTAAATACCGTGCTCGGCCAGACTCAGGACCATCGCCATCGCGTGCTTGTTGCAGCGGCCAAGAATCTGAAGAATTGGTTCGTCAAGGTGCGCAAGATTAAGGCCATCTACCACACGCTGAATCTCTTCAATCTGGACGTGACCCAGAAGTGTCTGATCGCCGAGTGTTGGGTGCCGCTGCTGGACATCGAAACCATCCAGCTGGCCCTGCGTCGCGGAACCGAGAGATCGGGGTCTTCGGTGCCGCCGATTCTCAACCGCATGCAGACGTTCGAGAATCCTCCCACTTACAACCGAACGAACAAGTTCACCAAGGCCTTCCAGGCGCTCATCGATGCTTATGGAGTTGCCAGTTATCGGGAGATGAATCCGGCACCCTATACGATCATCACCTTCCCCTTTCTGTTTGCCGTGATGTTCGGAGATTTGGGCCATGGCGCCATTATGGCGCTCTTTGGTCTCTGGATGATTCGAAAGGAGAAGGGACTGGCGGCTCAGAAGACGGACAACGAGATCTGGAACATTTTCTTCGGCGGACGGTACATAATCTTCCTCATGGGTGTCTTCTCCATGTACACTGGTCTGATATACAACGATATATTCTCCAAATCGCTCAATATATTTGGATCCCATTGGCACCTATCCTACAACACTTCGACGGTGATGGAAAACAAGTTCCTGCAGTTGAGCCCGAAGGTCGACTACGAGGGTGCTCCGTATCCATTTGGCATGGATCCCATTTGGCAGGTGGCGGGAGCCAACAAGATCATCTTCCACAATGCCTACAAGATGAAGATTTCGATTATTTTTGGCGTCATCCACATGATCTTCGGCGTGGTGATGAGCTGGCACAACCACACGTATTTCCGGAACCGGATCTCGCTGCTGTACGAGTTCATTCCTCAGCTGAtcttcctgctgctgctcttctTCTACATGGTTTTGTTGATGTTCATCAAATGGATCAAGTTCGCAGCCACCAATAATA AACCCTACTCCGAAGCGTGTGCTCCCTCGATCCTGATCACCTTTATTGACATGGTGCTATTCAACACGCCCAAGCCGCCCCCAGAGAAATGTGAGACGTATATGTTCTTTGGCCAGCACTTTATCCAGGTGCTCTTCGTCTTGGTGGCCGTCGGCTGTATTCCCGTGATGCTGCTGGCCAAGCCGCTGCTCATCATGCAGGCTCGCAAGCAGGCGAAC GTTCAGCCCATTGCTGGTGCCACTTCGGATGCGGAGACTGGCGGCGTGTCCAATGGCGGATCCCATGGCGGTGGCGGAGGTCatgaggaggaagaggagctGTCCGAGATCTTCATTCACCAGAGCATCCACACCATTGAGTATGTTCTGGGCTCGGTTTCCCACACTGCTTCGTATCTCCGATTGTGGGCGCTCTCCTTGGCGCATGCCC AGTTGGCTGAGGTGTTGTGGACCATGGTCCTCTCTATTGGCCTGAAGCAGGAGGGTCCCATTGGCGGCATCGTGTTGACCTGCGTGTTTGCCTTCTGGGCCATTCTCACTGTGGGCATTCTGGTGCTCATGGAGGGCTTGTCCGCCTTCCTGCACACCCTGCGCCTTCACTG GGTCGAGTTCCAGAGCAAGTTCTACAAGGGACAGGGATACGCCTTCCAACCCTTCTCGTTCGATGCCATAATAGAGAATGGATCTGCCGCCGCCGAGGAGTAA
- the LOC108026296 gene encoding V-type proton ATPase 116 kDa subunit a 1 isoform X4, translated as MGSLFRSEEMALCQLFLQSEAAYACVSELGELGLVQFRDLNPDVNAFQRKFVNEVRRCDEMERKLRYLEKEIKKDGIPMLDTGESPEAPQPREMIDLEATFEKLENELREVNQNAEALKRNFLELTELKHILRKTQVFFDEMADNQNEDEQAQLLGEEGVRASQPGQNLKLGFVAGVILRERLPAFERMLWRACRGNVFLRQAMIETPLEDPTNGDQVHKSVFIIFFQGDQLKTRVKKICEGFRATLYPCPEAPADRREMAMGVMTRIEDLNTVLGQTQDHRHRVLVAAAKNLKNWFVKVRKIKAIYHTLNLFNLDVTQKCLIAECWVPLLDIETIQLALRRGTERSGSSVPPILNRMQTFENPPTYNRTNKFTKAFQALIDAYGVASYREMNPAPYTIITFPFLFAVMFGDLGHGAIMALFGLWMIRKEKGLAAQKTDNEIWNIFFGGRYIIFLMGVFSMYTGLIYNDIFSKSLNIFGSHWHLSYNTSTVMENKFLQLSPKVDYEGAPYPFGMDPIWQVAGANKIIFHNAYKMKISIIFGVIHMIFGVVMSWHNHTYFRNRISLLYEFIPQLIFLLLLFFYMVLLMFIKWIKFAATNNKPYSEACAPSILITFIDMVLFNTPKPPPEKCETYMFFGQHFIQVLFVLVAVGCIPVMLLAKPLLIMQARKQANVQPIAGATSDAETGGVSNGGSHGGGGGHEEEEELSEIFIHQSIHTIEYVLGSVSHTASYLRLWALSLAHAQLAEVLWTMVLSIGLKQEGPIGGIVLTCVFAFWAILTVGILVLMEGLSAFLHTLRLHWVEFQSKFYKGQGYAFQPFSFDAIIENGSAAAEE; from the exons ATGGGTTCGCTGTTCCGGAGCGAGGAAATGGCCCTGTGCCAGCTCTTCCTGCAGAGTGAGGCGGCCTACGCCTGTGTTTCCGAGTTGGGAGAACTGGGACTGGTCCAGTTCCGAGAT CTTAATCCGGATGTAAACGCCTTCCAGCGGAAGTTCGTCAATGAAGTGCGTCGCTGCGATGAAATGGAGCGCAAGCTGCGTTACCTGGAGAAGGAGATCAAGAAGGATGGCATCCCCATGTTGGACACAGGGGAGAGTCCCGAGGCCCCGCAGCCTCGTGAGATGATCGACCTGGAG GCCACCTTTGAGAAGCTGGAGAACGAGTTGAGGGAGGTGAATCAGAACGCCGAGGCCCTGAAGCGCAACTTTCTGGAGCTGACCGAGCTGAAGCACATTCTCCGCAAGACCCAGGTCTTCTTCGACGAG ATGGCCGACAACCAGAACGAGGACGAGCAGGCGCAGCTGCTGGGCGAGGAGGGTGTCCGGGCCAGCCAGCCGGGCCAGAATTTGAAGCTTGG CTTTGTGGCTGGCGTCATTCTGAGGGAGCGACTGCCGGCCTTCGAGCGGATGCTGTGGCGCGCCTGCAGAGGCAACGTCTTCCTGCGCCAGGCGATGATCGAAACGCCGCTGGAGGATCCCACCAAC GGCGACCAGGTGCACAAGTCCGTGTTCATCATCTTCTTCCAGGGCGACCAGCTGAAGACGCGCGTCAAGAAGATCTGCGAGGGCTTCCGCGCCACGCTGTATCCTTGCCCCGAGGCTCCGGCCGATCGTCGCGAGATGGCCATGGGTGTGATGACTCGCATTGAGGATCTAAATACCGTGCTCGGCCAGACTCAGGACCATCGCCATCGCGTGCTTGTTGCAGCGGCCAAGAATCTGAAGAATTGGTTCGTCAAGGTGCGCAAGATTAAGGCCATCTACCACACGCTGAATCTCTTCAATCTGGACGTGACCCAGAAGTGTCTGATCGCCGAGTGTTGGGTGCCGCTGCTGGACATCGAAACCATCCAGCTGGCCCTGCGTCGCGGAACCGAGAGATCGGGGTCTTCGGTGCCGCCGATTCTCAACCGCATGCAGACGTTCGAGAATCCTCCCACTTACAACCGAACGAACAAGTTCACCAAGGCCTTCCAGGCGCTCATCGATGCTTATGGAGTTGCCAGTTATCGGGAGATGAATCCGGCACCCTATACGATCATCACCTTCCCCTTTCTGTTTGCCGTGATGTTCGGAGATTTGGGCCATGGCGCCATTATGGCGCTCTTTGGTCTCTGGATGATTCGAAAGGAGAAGGGACTGGCGGCTCAGAAGACGGACAACGAGATCTGGAACATTTTCTTCGGCGGACGGTACATAATCTTCCTCATGGGTGTCTTCTCCATGTACACTGGTCTGATATACAACGATATATTCTCCAAATCGCTCAATATATTTGGATCCCATTGGCACCTATCCTACAACACTTCGACGGTGATGGAAAACAAGTTCCTGCAGTTGAGCCCGAAGGTCGACTACGAGGGTGCTCCGTATCCATTTGGCATGGATCCCATTTGGCAGGTGGCGGGAGCCAACAAGATCATCTTCCACAATGCCTACAAGATGAAGATTTCGATTATTTTTGGCGTCATCCACATGATCTTCGGCGTGGTGATGAGCTGGCACAACCACACGTATTTCCGGAACCGGATCTCGCTGCTGTACGAGTTCATTCCTCAGCTGAtcttcctgctgctgctcttctTCTACATGGTTTTGTTGATGTTCATCAAATGGATCAAGTTCGCAGCCACCAATAATA AACCCTACTCCGAAGCGTGTGCTCCCTCGATCCTGATCACCTTTATTGACATGGTGCTATTCAACACGCCCAAGCCGCCCCCAGAGAAATGTGAGACGTATATGTTCTTTGGCCAGCACTTTATCCAGGTGCTCTTCGTCTTGGTGGCCGTCGGCTGTATTCCCGTGATGCTGCTGGCCAAGCCGCTGCTCATCATGCAGGCTCGCAAGCAGGCGAAC GTTCAGCCCATTGCTGGTGCCACTTCGGATGCGGAGACTGGCGGCGTGTCCAATGGCGGATCCCATGGCGGTGGCGGAGGTCatgaggaggaagaggagctGTCCGAGATCTTCATTCACCAGAGCATCCACACCATTGAGTATGTTCTGGGCTCGGTTTCCCACACTGCTTCGTATCTCCGATTGTGGGCGCTCTCCTTGGCGCATGCCC AGTTGGCTGAGGTGTTGTGGACCATGGTCCTCTCTATTGGCCTGAAGCAGGAGGGTCCCATTGGCGGCATCGTGTTGACCTGCGTGTTTGCCTTCTGGGCCATTCTCACTGTGGGCATTCTGGTGCTCATGGAGGGCTTGTCCGCCTTCCTGCACACCCTGCGCCTTCACTG GGTCGAGTTCCAGAGCAAGTTCTACAAGGGACAGGGATACGCCTTCCAACCCTTCTCGTTCGATGCCATAATAGAGAATGGATCTGCCGCCGCCGAGGAGTAA